Proteins encoded together in one Lathyrus oleraceus cultivar Zhongwan6 chromosome 5, CAAS_Psat_ZW6_1.0, whole genome shotgun sequence window:
- the LOC127084626 gene encoding histone H4 has product MSGRGKGGKGLGKGGAKRHRKVLRDNIQGITKPAIRRLARRGGVKRISGLIYEETRGVLKIFLENVIRDAVTYTEHARRKTVTAMDVVYALKRQGRTLYGFGG; this is encoded by the coding sequence ATGTCAGGCCGTGGAAAGGGTGGTAAGGGACTCGGAAAGGGAGGTGCCAAAAGGCACAGGAAGGTTCTTCGTGATAATATCCAAGGTATCACAAAGCCAGCTATTCGTAGATTGGCAAGAAGAGGTGGCGTGAAGAGGATCAGTGGTTTGATCTATGAAGAAACCAGAGGAGTTCTCAAGATCTTCTTGGAGAACGTCATCCGTGATGCTGTTACATACACTGAGCATGCTAGGAGGAAGACTGTTACAGCCATGGATGTTGTTTATGCTCTTAAGAGACAAGGAAGAACTCTCTATGGTTTTGGAGGTTGA